A window of the Ostrea edulis chromosome 1, xbOstEdul1.1, whole genome shotgun sequence genome harbors these coding sequences:
- the LOC125681954 gene encoding AP-1 complex subunit gamma-1-like isoform X3, whose translation MTTPKRLRDLIREIRSARTAADERAVVQKECASIRDSFREQDNTYKCRNLAKLLYIHMLGYPAHFGQLECMKLIASAKFTDKRIGYLGAMLLLDERQDVHLLVTNSLKNDLNHQTQYIQSLALCTLGTICSVEMSRDLAGEIEKMIKSSNAYIKKKAILCAFCIIRKVPDLMEMFIPATRSLLNEKNHGVLLTAVCLITEMCEKSPDTLHHFRKVVPMLVRVLRNLIMAGYSPEHDVFGVSNPFLQVKILRLLRILGKNDTDASETMNDILAQVATNTDTSKNVGHAILYEIVLTIMGIKSEAGLRVLAVNILGRFLLNNDKNIRYVALNTLLRVVHADYNAVQRHRTTIMDCLKDPDISIRRRAMELSFALINSGNIRGMMKELLQFLETCDPEFKADTCSNIVQAAEKYSPNKRWHIDTVMKVLRLAGSYVRDDIVSILIQLIAETSELHNYTVQQLFLLIKDDITQPPLVQVALWCMGEYGEKLISGVCEEDEPVEVSEDEVIHVIEKVLTQNYSTEVSREYALTCLMKLSSRFRTSVGKVKAVIDAYGGSTHVELQQRSVEYSNIFSKYENLRSALLEPMPLIEGSRSKNVLADSDSSSDLLNQASIPNGETVSVDKAKKSHNTESQNILDLLDVGTPSVTSSNPAPTPAGGADDLLDLLGDVASISNPAPPMKQTTSPNLLDDLMGGDPVNNSQMNGNDGPQKVTAYNKNGLMVELTCERDNSQGNVTVINVKSSNSTATTMSEFVFQAAVPKSFQLQLQSPSGSTLPPMNDGAVTQVIKVNNPQKQPIRLRIKVSYTQNGNSVTDIGEVNSFPSTLWQ comes from the exons ATGACAACCCCCAAGAGACTTCGGGATCTCATAAGAGAAATCCGTTCAGCCAGAACGGCCGCAGATGAGAGGGCAGTAGTACAGAAGGAATGTGCGTCCATCCGTGACTCCTTTAGGGAACAAGACAATACTTACAAGTGTCGAAATTTAGCCAAGTTACTGTATATTCATATGCTGGGATATCCTGCTCACTTTGGTCAG ttGGAATGTATGAAATTGATAGCCTCTGCCAAGTTCACAGACAAGAGGATAGGTTATTTGGGTGCCATGTTGTTACTGGATGAGAGACAAGATGTCCATCTGTTGGTCACCAATTCACTCAAAAA TGACTTGAACCATCAGACCCAGTATATTCAAAGTCTGGCTTTGTGCACTCTTGGCACAATTTGCTCAGTGGAGATGAGTAGAGATTTGGCTGGAGAGATTGAGAAAATGATCAAGTCATCAAATGCTTACATCAAGAAAAAG GCTATTCTGTGTGCATTTTGCATAATCCGTAAAGTGCCAGATTTGATGGAGATGTTCATTCCGGCCACTCGCTCCTTACTAAACGAGAAGAATCATGGGGTGCTGCTGACAGCTGTGTGCCTGATTACAGAAATGTGTGAGAAAAGTCCGGACACCCTGCATCACTTCAGAAAG GTGGTACCTATGCTTGTACGCGTCCTCAGAAATCTGATCATGGCCGGTTATTCTCCTGAACATGATGTGTTTGGTGTCAGTAATCCCTTTTTGCAG GTGAAGATTCTTCGATTGTTGCGAATTCTAGGGAAGAATGATACTGATGCCAGCGAGACAATGAATGATATTTTAGCACAG GTTGCCACCAATACAGATACAAGTAAAAATGTTGGCCATGCTATTCTCTATGAAATTGTTCTGACTATCATGGGGATCAAATCAGAAGCGGGGCTCAGG GTTCTAGCTGTCAATATTCTTGGAAGATTTCTTTTGAATAATGACAAGAATATCAG ATATGTGGCATTGAACACTCTGCTGAGGGTTGTCCACGCAGACTACAATGCTGTCCAAAGACATAGAACAACAATAATGGATTGTCTTAAGGACCCAGATATTTCAATAAGAAG GCGTGCAATGGAACTCTCATTTGCCCTTATCAATTCTGGAAATATACGTGGAATGATGAAGGAATTACTACAGTTTCTGGAGACTTGTGATCCGGAGTTCAAAGCAGACACATGTTCCAACATTGTTCAGGCCGCAGAAAA ATACTCACCAAACAAAAGATGGCATATTGATACTGTCATGAAGGTGCTACGTCTG GCTGGTTCTTATGTCAGGGATGATATAGTGTctatattaattcaattgattgcTGAGACTTCAGAACTGCACAACTACACAGTACAACAACTGTTTCTGTTGATCAAAGACGACATTACTCAGCCACCTCTGGTCCAGGTGGCGCTGTGGTGTATGGGAGAGTATGGAGAGAAACTGATCTCAGGTGTTTGTGAAGAGGATGAGCCTGTTGAA GTATCAGAGGATGAGGTAATTCATGTGATAGAGAAAGTCCTAACCCAGAACTATTCCACTGAGGTCAGTCGAGAATATGCACTCACTTGTTTAATGAAGCTGAGTTCCCGCTTCAGGACATCCGTGGG AAAAGTCAAGGCTGTGATAGATGCGTATGGTGGTTCCACACATGTAGAACTGCAGCAGAGATCTGTTGAGTACTCCAATATTTTCTCCAAATATGAAAATCTTAG ATCAGCTTTATTAGAGCCAATGCCATTAATAGAGGGTAGTAGAAGCAAAAATGTTTTAGCTGATAGTGACAGTTCGTCTGATTTACTTAATCAAGCAAGTATTCCTAACGGAGAGACCGTCAGCGTAGATAAAGCCAAAAAATCACATAATACAGAA AGCCAGAATATATTAGATTTATTAGATGTAGGCACCCCATCTGTTACTTCTTCAAATCCAGCCCCAACACCTGCAGGTGGTGCGGATGATCTGCTGGATCTTCTAGGGGATGTGGCCTCCATATCAAATCCAG CTCCACCCATGAAGCAGACAACTTCTCCAAACTTACTGGACGATTTAATGGGGGGAGACCCAGTGAATAACAGCCAAATGAATGGCAATGATG GTCCCCAGAAGGTAACAGCGTATAATAAGAATGGTCTAATGGTGGAATTAACCTGTGAGCGTGACAACAGTCAGGGAAATGTGACTGTTATCAATGTCAAGTCCTCCAATTCTACTGCCACTACGATGTCAGAATTTGTATTCCAAGCCGCTGTTCCTAAG TCATTCCAACTTCAACTGCAGTCGCCGTCAGGAAGCACACTTCCACCAATGAATGATGGGGCAGTTACTCA
- the LOC125681954 gene encoding AP-1 complex subunit gamma-1-like isoform X1: MIRSLTMTTPKRLRDLIREIRSARTAADERAVVQKECASIRDSFREQDNTYKCRNLAKLLYIHMLGYPAHFGQLECMKLIASAKFTDKRIGYLGAMLLLDERQDVHLLVTNSLKNDLNHQTQYIQSLALCTLGTICSVEMSRDLAGEIEKMIKSSNAYIKKKAILCAFCIIRKVPDLMEMFIPATRSLLNEKNHGVLLTAVCLITEMCEKSPDTLHHFRKVVPMLVRVLRNLIMAGYSPEHDVFGVSNPFLQVKILRLLRILGKNDTDASETMNDILAQVATNTDTSKNVGHAILYEIVLTIMGIKSEAGLRVLAVNILGRFLLNNDKNIRYVALNTLLRVVHADYNAVQRHRTTIMDCLKDPDISIRRRAMELSFALINSGNIRGMMKELLQFLETCDPEFKADTCSNIVQAAEKYSPNKRWHIDTVMKVLRLAGSYVRDDIVSILIQLIAETSELHNYTVQQLFLLIKDDITQPPLVQVALWCMGEYGEKLISGVCEEDEPVEVSEDEVIHVIEKVLTQNYSTEVSREYALTCLMKLSSRFRTSVGKVKAVIDAYGGSTHVELQQRSVEYSNIFSKYENLRSALLEPMPLIEGSRSKNVLADSDSSSDLLNQASIPNGETVSVDKAKKSHNTESQNILDLLDVGTPSVTSSNPAPTPAGGADDLLDLLGDVASISNPAPPMKQTTSPNLLDDLMGGDPVNNSQMNGNDGPQKVTAYNKNGLMVELTCERDNSQGNVTVINVKSSNSTATTMSEFVFQAAVPKSFQLQLQSPSGSTLPPMNDGAVTQVIKVNNPQKQPIRLRIKVSYTQNGNSVTDIGEVNSFPSTLWQ; the protein is encoded by the exons ATGATTCG TTCATTGACTATGACAACCCCCAAGAGACTTCGGGATCTCATAAGAGAAATCCGTTCAGCCAGAACGGCCGCAGATGAGAGGGCAGTAGTACAGAAGGAATGTGCGTCCATCCGTGACTCCTTTAGGGAACAAGACAATACTTACAAGTGTCGAAATTTAGCCAAGTTACTGTATATTCATATGCTGGGATATCCTGCTCACTTTGGTCAG ttGGAATGTATGAAATTGATAGCCTCTGCCAAGTTCACAGACAAGAGGATAGGTTATTTGGGTGCCATGTTGTTACTGGATGAGAGACAAGATGTCCATCTGTTGGTCACCAATTCACTCAAAAA TGACTTGAACCATCAGACCCAGTATATTCAAAGTCTGGCTTTGTGCACTCTTGGCACAATTTGCTCAGTGGAGATGAGTAGAGATTTGGCTGGAGAGATTGAGAAAATGATCAAGTCATCAAATGCTTACATCAAGAAAAAG GCTATTCTGTGTGCATTTTGCATAATCCGTAAAGTGCCAGATTTGATGGAGATGTTCATTCCGGCCACTCGCTCCTTACTAAACGAGAAGAATCATGGGGTGCTGCTGACAGCTGTGTGCCTGATTACAGAAATGTGTGAGAAAAGTCCGGACACCCTGCATCACTTCAGAAAG GTGGTACCTATGCTTGTACGCGTCCTCAGAAATCTGATCATGGCCGGTTATTCTCCTGAACATGATGTGTTTGGTGTCAGTAATCCCTTTTTGCAG GTGAAGATTCTTCGATTGTTGCGAATTCTAGGGAAGAATGATACTGATGCCAGCGAGACAATGAATGATATTTTAGCACAG GTTGCCACCAATACAGATACAAGTAAAAATGTTGGCCATGCTATTCTCTATGAAATTGTTCTGACTATCATGGGGATCAAATCAGAAGCGGGGCTCAGG GTTCTAGCTGTCAATATTCTTGGAAGATTTCTTTTGAATAATGACAAGAATATCAG ATATGTGGCATTGAACACTCTGCTGAGGGTTGTCCACGCAGACTACAATGCTGTCCAAAGACATAGAACAACAATAATGGATTGTCTTAAGGACCCAGATATTTCAATAAGAAG GCGTGCAATGGAACTCTCATTTGCCCTTATCAATTCTGGAAATATACGTGGAATGATGAAGGAATTACTACAGTTTCTGGAGACTTGTGATCCGGAGTTCAAAGCAGACACATGTTCCAACATTGTTCAGGCCGCAGAAAA ATACTCACCAAACAAAAGATGGCATATTGATACTGTCATGAAGGTGCTACGTCTG GCTGGTTCTTATGTCAGGGATGATATAGTGTctatattaattcaattgattgcTGAGACTTCAGAACTGCACAACTACACAGTACAACAACTGTTTCTGTTGATCAAAGACGACATTACTCAGCCACCTCTGGTCCAGGTGGCGCTGTGGTGTATGGGAGAGTATGGAGAGAAACTGATCTCAGGTGTTTGTGAAGAGGATGAGCCTGTTGAA GTATCAGAGGATGAGGTAATTCATGTGATAGAGAAAGTCCTAACCCAGAACTATTCCACTGAGGTCAGTCGAGAATATGCACTCACTTGTTTAATGAAGCTGAGTTCCCGCTTCAGGACATCCGTGGG AAAAGTCAAGGCTGTGATAGATGCGTATGGTGGTTCCACACATGTAGAACTGCAGCAGAGATCTGTTGAGTACTCCAATATTTTCTCCAAATATGAAAATCTTAG ATCAGCTTTATTAGAGCCAATGCCATTAATAGAGGGTAGTAGAAGCAAAAATGTTTTAGCTGATAGTGACAGTTCGTCTGATTTACTTAATCAAGCAAGTATTCCTAACGGAGAGACCGTCAGCGTAGATAAAGCCAAAAAATCACATAATACAGAA AGCCAGAATATATTAGATTTATTAGATGTAGGCACCCCATCTGTTACTTCTTCAAATCCAGCCCCAACACCTGCAGGTGGTGCGGATGATCTGCTGGATCTTCTAGGGGATGTGGCCTCCATATCAAATCCAG CTCCACCCATGAAGCAGACAACTTCTCCAAACTTACTGGACGATTTAATGGGGGGAGACCCAGTGAATAACAGCCAAATGAATGGCAATGATG GTCCCCAGAAGGTAACAGCGTATAATAAGAATGGTCTAATGGTGGAATTAACCTGTGAGCGTGACAACAGTCAGGGAAATGTGACTGTTATCAATGTCAAGTCCTCCAATTCTACTGCCACTACGATGTCAGAATTTGTATTCCAAGCCGCTGTTCCTAAG TCATTCCAACTTCAACTGCAGTCGCCGTCAGGAAGCACACTTCCACCAATGAATGATGGGGCAGTTACTCA
- the LOC125681954 gene encoding AP-1 complex subunit gamma-1-like isoform X2: protein MIRSLTMTTPKRLRDLIREIRSARTAADERAVVQKECASIRDSFREQDNTYKCRNLAKLLYIHMLGYPAHFGQLECMKLIASAKFTDKRIGYLGAMLLLDERQDVHLLVTNSLKNDLNHQTQYIQSLALCTLGTICSVEMSRDLAGEIEKMIKSSNAYIKKKAILCAFCIIRKVPDLMEMFIPATRSLLNEKNHGVLLTAVCLITEMCEKSPDTLHHFRKVVPNLVRVLKNLIMAGYSPEHDVSGVSDPYLQVKILRLLRILGKNDTDASETMNDILAQVATNTDTSKNVGHAILYEIVLTIMGIKSEAGLRVLAVNILGRFLLNNDKNIRYVALNTLLRVVHADYNAVQRHRTTIMDCLKDPDISIRRRAMELSFALINSGNIRGMMKELLQFLETCDPEFKADTCSNIVQAAEKYSPNKRWHIDTVMKVLRLAGSYVRDDIVSILIQLIAETSELHNYTVQQLFLLIKDDITQPPLVQVALWCMGEYGEKLISGVCEEDEPVEVSEDEVIHVIEKVLTQNYSTEVSREYALTCLMKLSSRFRTSVGKVKAVIDAYGGSTHVELQQRSVEYSNIFSKYENLRSALLEPMPLIEGSRSKNVLADSDSSSDLLNQASIPNGETVSVDKAKKSHNTESQNILDLLDVGTPSVTSSNPAPTPAGGADDLLDLLGDVASISNPAPPMKQTTSPNLLDDLMGGDPVNNSQMNGNDGPQKVTAYNKNGLMVELTCERDNSQGNVTVINVKSSNSTATTMSEFVFQAAVPKSFQLQLQSPSGSTLPPMNDGAVTQVIKVNNPQKQPIRLRIKVSYTQNGNSVTDIGEVNSFPSTLWQ, encoded by the exons ATGATTCG TTCATTGACTATGACAACCCCCAAGAGACTTCGGGATCTCATAAGAGAAATCCGTTCAGCCAGAACGGCCGCAGATGAGAGGGCAGTAGTACAGAAGGAATGTGCGTCCATCCGTGACTCCTTTAGGGAACAAGACAATACTTACAAGTGTCGAAATTTAGCCAAGTTACTGTATATTCATATGCTGGGATATCCTGCTCACTTTGGTCAG ttGGAATGTATGAAATTGATAGCCTCTGCCAAGTTCACAGACAAGAGGATAGGTTATTTGGGTGCCATGTTGTTACTGGATGAGAGACAAGATGTCCATCTGTTGGTCACCAATTCACTCAAAAA TGACTTGAACCATCAGACCCAGTATATTCAAAGTCTGGCTTTGTGCACTCTTGGCACAATTTGCTCAGTGGAGATGAGTAGAGATTTGGCTGGAGAGATTGAGAAAATGATCAAGTCATCAAATGCTTACATCAAGAAAAAG GCTATTCTGTGTGCATTTTGCATAATCCGTAAAGTGCCAGATTTGATGGAGATGTTCATTCCGGCCACTCGCTCCTTACTAAACGAGAAGAATCATGGGGTGCTGCTGACAGCTGTGTGCCTGATTACAGAAATGTGTGAGAAAAGTCCGGACACCCTGCATCACTTCAGAAAG GTGGTTCCAAATCTGGTCCGAGTTCTCAAGAACTTGATAATGGCCGGTTATTCCCCAGAACATGATGTATCAGGGGTTAGCGACCCGTATCTGCAG GTGAAGATTCTTCGATTGTTGCGAATTCTAGGGAAGAATGATACTGATGCCAGCGAGACAATGAATGATATTTTAGCACAG GTTGCCACCAATACAGATACAAGTAAAAATGTTGGCCATGCTATTCTCTATGAAATTGTTCTGACTATCATGGGGATCAAATCAGAAGCGGGGCTCAGG GTTCTAGCTGTCAATATTCTTGGAAGATTTCTTTTGAATAATGACAAGAATATCAG ATATGTGGCATTGAACACTCTGCTGAGGGTTGTCCACGCAGACTACAATGCTGTCCAAAGACATAGAACAACAATAATGGATTGTCTTAAGGACCCAGATATTTCAATAAGAAG GCGTGCAATGGAACTCTCATTTGCCCTTATCAATTCTGGAAATATACGTGGAATGATGAAGGAATTACTACAGTTTCTGGAGACTTGTGATCCGGAGTTCAAAGCAGACACATGTTCCAACATTGTTCAGGCCGCAGAAAA ATACTCACCAAACAAAAGATGGCATATTGATACTGTCATGAAGGTGCTACGTCTG GCTGGTTCTTATGTCAGGGATGATATAGTGTctatattaattcaattgattgcTGAGACTTCAGAACTGCACAACTACACAGTACAACAACTGTTTCTGTTGATCAAAGACGACATTACTCAGCCACCTCTGGTCCAGGTGGCGCTGTGGTGTATGGGAGAGTATGGAGAGAAACTGATCTCAGGTGTTTGTGAAGAGGATGAGCCTGTTGAA GTATCAGAGGATGAGGTAATTCATGTGATAGAGAAAGTCCTAACCCAGAACTATTCCACTGAGGTCAGTCGAGAATATGCACTCACTTGTTTAATGAAGCTGAGTTCCCGCTTCAGGACATCCGTGGG AAAAGTCAAGGCTGTGATAGATGCGTATGGTGGTTCCACACATGTAGAACTGCAGCAGAGATCTGTTGAGTACTCCAATATTTTCTCCAAATATGAAAATCTTAG ATCAGCTTTATTAGAGCCAATGCCATTAATAGAGGGTAGTAGAAGCAAAAATGTTTTAGCTGATAGTGACAGTTCGTCTGATTTACTTAATCAAGCAAGTATTCCTAACGGAGAGACCGTCAGCGTAGATAAAGCCAAAAAATCACATAATACAGAA AGCCAGAATATATTAGATTTATTAGATGTAGGCACCCCATCTGTTACTTCTTCAAATCCAGCCCCAACACCTGCAGGTGGTGCGGATGATCTGCTGGATCTTCTAGGGGATGTGGCCTCCATATCAAATCCAG CTCCACCCATGAAGCAGACAACTTCTCCAAACTTACTGGACGATTTAATGGGGGGAGACCCAGTGAATAACAGCCAAATGAATGGCAATGATG GTCCCCAGAAGGTAACAGCGTATAATAAGAATGGTCTAATGGTGGAATTAACCTGTGAGCGTGACAACAGTCAGGGAAATGTGACTGTTATCAATGTCAAGTCCTCCAATTCTACTGCCACTACGATGTCAGAATTTGTATTCCAAGCCGCTGTTCCTAAG TCATTCCAACTTCAACTGCAGTCGCCGTCAGGAAGCACACTTCCACCAATGAATGATGGGGCAGTTACTCA